One Nicotiana tabacum cultivar K326 chromosome 23, ASM71507v2, whole genome shotgun sequence genomic window, TTTGGTTTTTTCTGAATTTAATCTAAACCCAGACTTTAATCGCCACATTTTTTTCTAGCATAAACTATGGTCATATGAAATTATGAGTAGTTAATCAATATACACCAAAATAACCCTGTagacatgtaaaatttattgaatttaaattcaataaataatttggactatagtTTAAATATACTAGTCTTAATAAATATTATGAGCTAATATtattggattaattatataaatccAATATAATTgagctagcccatttaattgggttacaaatgatgagcccacttcattagaaccaagatgtcatcttcctagaggctcAGTATGGTGTCACGCGtgaaatgacgtggcacgccaagtcaaacaaaAGAATCAATGGGATCATGCCgcgtgtcaaaatgacaaagcatgccaggtcacattaaaaggccaatgaaatcgcgccacatgtgcaagtgacatgttcttgccaatcaaatgcggccttgccacgcttcaatttgattggtcggaaagagtttgttcttatcataacttttccctcccacaactataaataggggtcttcataacccagaaaagataccaaaagttataacaagaagcaagagagagctcgtggatcaaacgccgcaaatttctctacaagtttcaagcttcaagcaatcaagttcaagctcaagaacgaagaacaagtcaagattcaaggagtacgagttcaaatcaaagtccgtgctagttgaattcaagatcatcgttcgtggaaataaatatagattcaagatcaagctcaaaggcccttgaatttatttactattgaaaagaagaatcagggaattcatagagattgtacagtcaaatatttgaaatcaaatactacgattgtttgcaatatttttcagtctcgattattttcttgacgcaaatttattgtctataaatatattaaaatatctTCTTTATTTCTACCTCTAATTAGAAATTATATACCcacaaattcataaaatatttaaatatcttCTTTAATCTATGATTATTGTCCATTTTGAATCATTTTTCATACTTTAAATTATGTTATAAAATATCGAGTTACCTTTGTCCCTTTGATATCTGCTTATTCCTTAGCACACTTGCTTTCTTGTAAATATCTCTTTTAATAAATTATCTAATGATATGATCagaaaacataaataaagaaTAATAAATGGTTAAGAAGAGATGATCTTTAAAAAGTTGTGGTTAAAAACATAacataaattattattattatagactTAATTTATTGCCTTGATCTTGGGCCCGGGCTTAGCACGTGCTTTGGAAGACTATATATTACTAAATGGCGTGGTAAAGCTACTTATTAACATGGTATTTAgtttttattcaatatttttaatattgagcaaaaataaccaatactctattaaattaatataaaaaaatatttttaccctTTATCGGTGAGTGGTATATATGTATGCAGGGATGCTCCAACTGATCTTATCTTCCCTTGAATATATATCAAAAATTGCATACTCCATTTTCTTTCGAAAATGGAAATTCTGCGAGCTGACACCATCAGAGGTAGTAGAGCAGACGAAATGGCTGAATGGTTACATTCTGTCATTGATATAGATGACCCTCCTCCTAGTACAACATCAGTTAATTCAGAGAATGACAAAATAAGATCAATTCCCTCTACGATTTTATTGTTCGAAAATCAATTACCTTTCCAGGTTCTAGCTGTGTTAGCAAACGCATTTGGATTTGACGAGGATTTTTTGCTACAGTTAATGATCCAGCGGTTCCTCGTTAAGCAATTGTTAACAATATGAGTGTAATTCAGACCGTCCTCACAGGAAGTCAGACTTATAAATAGACTGATTGTGCATGCGCATGTTGCCCCCTATCAACATTTTATTCTTGTTTTTGCTTGTATCTTCATTAGTTGTGTATTATGATTGTGGTCGAATATGGAAACCCGTTGGATGAGTTTAACTCGTCCAATGGATTTGTTAGGAGGCACTAATTAGGCCTTTTGTTTCGCATCATGTTTCCAGTTGTATTTTCCATATATTCATCATATCTTGATTGTGTTCTTAGTACAATAGTAGAATATGGTACAATATCTATTTGATGTCtgattttgctatttaaaattcACCAAGAAGCAGATGACGAGCATTTGCCAACACTGACTAAATTTTTAAACAGTGCCATCACAAATCCCTACCTGTTGCCATTCCTAATTTCCTATGCTTAAGTATAACACAATTTAACCTTCAATTGGTCAATAGTAAGTTAACCCTGATGAGGAAAAATGTCCATTACAACCATTTACAAATACAGACAAGAtattagaatttagaagaaatggaaacATCTCAAGTGTTTCTCCCCAACTGTTAACAAAGAGCATATAAACTATCCTAagttttatttttcaagtttccTTCCTCAGAAATATTCACgttttttcatattttatcagATCATTTTGCTCTTAATCTGTGCATTAGAGGGACTCTGCAAATTGAGGAGCTCCTAAGTCAAGCTCTTGTTTCATTATGCAGTTCATAAACCAGTCACTGCTGAAAGTCCATATTCCCTTCTTAACTGCTGACAGTGCTTCATCCATGTCTTCTTCACATGCAACGAATATCGTTTTAGAATCGTCTTTCACTTGATCTAGTCCATGTATAACCTACGAATTTAGTAagaaatgacatcaaataatgcaGGGAAAAAATGACATGCTCCATCTCCTTATTTTCAATTATTTCCATCTTGGTCCTTTTTTCTCAAGCGGAGAAAGTACAAGTTTACTCCCCTTAGTTGGCCTACCAAGTGCAAATCCAGATTAGTCGAGCCAGTAGATTTAGTAGATTTTAGATAACAGATGGTGGAAGAGAAGGAGAGAGTGCAAGTTCGACATGATTTTGGAAAAATATAAACGGCATTATGGATATTCTGAAGATTGCTTGCTCATTAAGCAAATATTAACTCACATTTCCTCCTGCAGAATTTACAATGTCTGATAAGGTACCAACTGGAGGATGAACATGAGCTGCAAGACATATGTCATACCCCTTGAGCAGAGATTGGGGGTATGTTTTTGCTCTAAGAACTACCCCTTTAAGCTCAGTTCTGTACTGCAGTTCGTAGTCTTCATCTCTCAAAATAAATGGCATTTCATCTGGAAAAATCAACAGGGAATGATCAACAAGTGTCAATAGTCCAATTAAGGTCAAACTTAACAGTTTTTACCCACCTATAAATTGGCCATTCCGGAAGCTTTCTTTCAACCAACTTGGTGACAGTATCCAAGCTCTGATCGCATTTCCACAAGACCAAAAACAAGAACACATGCAATCAAATTCTGGAGTCTAGCTACTTTCAAGAATTTAGGTTACAAATACTGGAAACCAAAAAGTAAGGCTGGGAAAAAATAACAAGAGATAGAAGTGAATGACGTAGTATTGTCTATATGTTTAGAAAAATAAGACAGTACATAtgacattaaaaaaaaaatcaaacggaCATTTGGATAGTATCTTAACTTTGTGGCACTATGATGCATTATTTCTAGCCATGACAATCCTACATATTTTTCTAAAAGCACAACAACCAAAATCATCCTATCAAAAATTTATCCTATGGATGCAGACCTAGATTTTCACATAGGTTTGGAACATTTTATGTACAGTTTGCATAAAATGATCCCTGATCTCTTATTTGCACGTGCTGTGACAATTTTGCACTCTTAAGATGTCCATCTTGTAGAAACTGTCCTTTTCAGAAAGGAAAGCTTAAAGCAGCCTCAAGAAAGAAAATGCTCATCTCTTAACCTGAAATAAATATCAGATGTAAACTCTAGTAATTGTATTCAGGAAATAAGCAGAGAAAACAAAGGGATGGACAATAGTCAGTCCATCttgtaattttagacttagggcagTTCACCTCCGCCTGAAACGCCTAGGCTAGCAAACCAAGTAGCTATTTGATCTTGTGTTATGCTGTGTTAGAATGACAAGACTcactcaaaattcaaaaatgtaAGTTGCATATCCATCTCATCTTCTATACTTCTGAACTGGGTAACTATGGTGCATAATATACTTTTGGTATAACTATGGTGCATAAAGTACAATATTGGTCTTTGATTTGATCGTTCCTCGTCGACTGTAGTTCACATCCCCATGGCCAGTATTGAGAGGCTTAAAACCTGGACTTACTTCTGACTACTTTGAACTAGTAGTCTAGTACCATAGCCGAATTAACACAACTCTATGCTTTTACCTTTCCTGGTTTAATTTCCCTTGATCAGTTTTGGGTTTTTCCCTCAATATTACTACCGATAAAGGACTACAGGAGAACTAGCAGAAACAGTGgacaaaaaaataggaaaataacaACTCCAAATTTATGGAATAGTCAAGATAGATTAAAATGCCATCAGGGCTGCAGCAAGCAGCACGCGTTGAGAAACTCACCCTGAGCATAGAGCAGAGCAAAAATTCAAGGTTTTCCTCACTTTGCCTGTGACTACGTGTGTGCTTACACTTCCATCAGAAGTAACATCTCCACCAAGGTCTCCGATTATCTGCATAAGCAGCATAAATGTGCATTTAAAAGGAATAATAAATGAGAAGAATCCTCAAATAGGTGTCAAAATAGTCTacaaattcatattatgaaaggGGATAAGCATCAAACAATTATTAAAGAAGTGTCTGGGAAAAAAGTAGGCAACTAGAGTATACCTTGGTCAAATTTGCTTTTTTATTATCATCAGCAATATTCATCAGCATAATTCTGTAGTTTGTCCCTCTTGAAGAAATGCTTGGGCTACTGTGACCTTTGTATGTCAAATTAACTGTTATAGCTTCTTCAGCATTCTTTTCCAGAGAGCGGCTTGTTAATCGGTCACTAGGATTAATATCTGTCTTACATTTTCTCTTTGAAACTGCAGAGAAATTAATCCCCACATCACTTTCTAAACTATTGTCCTTAGCATGCAAGTCACAGTCAGTTTGATGTCCTCcctttatttttttggatttaacAGAAGTGTATGAGGTTTCCCAAGTCCTCTTCTTTGATCCTGATGCTGAacaagaacattgcttcagtaaagcTTGGCGTTCGCTTTCATTGAATCCCATAGGTCCATGCTTGCTGCTCCCAACAGCACCATCTCCAGGTTGAAAGTCTTGACAATCttgaaagaaatacagaaatgaGAATAGTGATACACATTGAAAGATCTGTAGAAGTCGCAATATGCTCTAAACTTATTTTTTGTTTCTTACTTTCTTTTGAATTCAAAGTAACTAAAAATAACGTTGATGCAGCCAGACATTTAAGGGTCATAAGATTACAAAGTTACCTTGGAGCTAGTAATTATTTTGATGTGTGCAGGAAAGTAATTGTTGCAAGGATAAATAACTTAGCATGGAGTTAATACAAGAGGAAAATAATGCGGTTCTGTGAATTAGCAGAAGTGGTAGTAGCTTCACTTACCATAGTAGTTAGAGCCGATGCTTTTAATTGCCTCATTTCTGTCCTGGGAATGGTCATTTCCCTCAGACACAGTTTCTCTTTGTTCTTGAAGAACTGGAGATTGGCAATCCTCTCCTGAAGGCTTTAAGGGGAATTTCAAATTTAGATACACTGCAGAATCGTGTAAGCTGTCCTTGTTGAAATGAGAAATCATGAGATTTGAACCGCCAGGAAAACACAATGCTTTTCGAATATCAGCCTTAACGGGGAGCCTGCGAGCTCTGCCTTTCGTGTCAACTTGACCAATAACTGAAAACCCCTACACACATTGCTTATTATCATAAAGTGTAGGAGCAACAGAGAAAGCATACGCATAGCCAGTATCTATGCACCTATTTGATGCAGAGGGATTATCAGAAGGTAAATACCGTAATGCATTTTGATATATTTTGTTTTCGACTTGATAAAGTTCATCAAAAATATGGAACTTACCTTAAATAGCATGCTTTGGGAATCTTTTATACATATTTAGTAATGTATTATATTCTAAAACCAGCCATGATTGGTTATAGTTCAACCACATACAAGCATTATTGAAGGTTTACCTGCTTAAGCCAAAATCCTTCAGACTCCTTATCTCCCCAGCAAAGTACGGTTCGAACGCCCACACCTTGCAATCTTTTCCTCAGCTCCAAATAGATTAAGCGACCAATCCCCTGTAAGTCAAGCTGTTAATATTGTCCCAAGTTCCTATACCATTGAACATTATCTATTAGGAAATTTGTCAAAATTAATGCATGCAGATGTTTAAAAGCAGCGAAATGTTGGGATTtttcaaactttaaaaaactTTTTGAATAGTTATGAAGGAATTATTGAATGAATGATGTATACCATATTATTTAAAAGCATAAACCATTAAAGAAAGGATACACTTATTTGGTTAATTTGGGTCTGTAATAAGCATCTCTCTTATAAAGAGCAGAGAAGAGTACATAAAGAATAAAGAAGATGAAAAAATTTAACAAGTTTAACAGAACACTACATCTATGTTTCTCACAGAGTTCATAGTTCTGACAGCATTAAAATTTGCAATTTTGCACTCATATCTCTTGAAGCACGAGAGAAATGACTCCAGTCTTAATCCAGTATGTGAATCAAAGAGGCAATCAGAAATCAacataaaaatcaaattaaagctaGGGAACAACTAGTGAACCTTGAGTTGGTACACCGATTTAACAGCCGCAAGAGGAACCTCAGCAAATTGCATATCAGCTGGAACTATTTGATAAGTGATTGCAGCAATGACCTTGAcaatataaagataaaaaaggATTAGATGCAGAATTTCAGTTAAAGCAAAGTGCAGTAGACCTTCACGAGCACACTGACTTGTACATTTAAGTAGTAATGTTAATACATAGAAATCATCTATACACATGCCACCAAGCTCAATGACCTATAGGATGGAATTTGTTATTCCATTTATACCAAGAAGCACATAACAAGTACTAGTACAGCAATCATCGGAGCATACTTCCCCAGGTTCTATGTCCTCCTTG contains:
- the LOC107778673 gene encoding uncharacterized protein LOC107778673, with amino-acid sequence MAPKKRSSLFSYTTPIPIVLGNCKVVVEAGKFSSELNGNNLEISLAKNAKVKISVVDDGNCSKEGEIPMNSGYEENGNYCFMLINPKDVDGKTKSLLQEVLSIYSNELPAMNYAANTGKESQFLERCVSNGKYCTLVLKTKEDIEPGEVIAAITYQIVPADMQFAEVPLAAVKSVYQLKGIGRLIYLELRKRLQGVGVRTVLCWGDKESEGFWLKQGFSVIGQVDTKGRARRLPVKADIRKALCFPGGSNLMISHFNKDSLHDSAVYLNLKFPLKPSGEDCQSPVLQEQRETVSEGNDHSQDRNEAIKSIGSNYYDCQDFQPGDGAVGSSKHGPMGFNESERQALLKQCSCSASGSKKRTWETSYTSVKSKKIKGGHQTDCDLHAKDNSLESDVGINFSAVSKRKCKTDINPSDRLTSRSLEKNAEEAITVNLTYKGHSSPSISSRGTNYRIMLMNIADDNKKANLTKIIGDLGGDVTSDGSVSTHVVTGKVRKTLNFCSALCSGAWILSPSWLKESFRNGQFIDEMPFILRDEDYELQYRTELKGVVLRAKTYPQSLLKGYDICLAAHVHPPVGTLSDIVNSAGGNVIHGLDQVKDDSKTIFVACEEDMDEALSAVKKGIWTFSSDWFMNCIMKQELDLGAPQFAESL